One Deltaproteobacteria bacterium DNA window includes the following coding sequences:
- the kdsA gene encoding 3-deoxy-8-phosphooctulonate synthase, with the protein MKNRMTIGQLTVSTSGPFFLIAGPCVIEDESTTVQIAESLKEISERLGIPTIFKSSYDKANRTSIDSFRGPGVEKGLEILMKVKERTGLPVLSDVHRISEVERAAGVLDVIQIPAFLCRQTDLITAVARTGLPVNIKKGQFISPDEIGPIIGKVTSTGNHRILVTERGSFFGYNNLVVDMRSIAIMKRFDFPVIFDATHSVQLPGGQGTCSGGQRDFVSHLSRAAVAAGADGVFMEIHPDPDAALCDGPNSMPLCDIEPLLRMLKDIHGLVRD; encoded by the coding sequence CCCCTTTTTTCTGATTGCCGGACCGTGTGTTATTGAGGACGAATCAACGACGGTGCAGATCGCTGAGTCTTTGAAAGAAATCAGTGAAAGACTCGGAATCCCCACCATCTTTAAGAGTTCTTATGATAAGGCCAACCGGACCTCCATAGATTCTTTCAGGGGGCCTGGAGTGGAAAAAGGCCTGGAAATATTGATGAAGGTAAAAGAAAGGACCGGCTTGCCGGTACTTTCAGATGTCCACCGGATCAGTGAGGTGGAAAGGGCCGCAGGGGTTCTTGACGTGATCCAGATTCCTGCATTTCTCTGCAGGCAGACCGACCTTATCACGGCCGTGGCTCGGACAGGCCTGCCGGTCAATATCAAGAAAGGCCAGTTTATTTCCCCCGATGAGATCGGCCCGATCATTGGAAAAGTGACTTCCACCGGAAACCATCGTATCCTCGTGACCGAAAGGGGCTCTTTTTTCGGCTACAACAACCTGGTGGTGGACATGCGCTCCATCGCCATTATGAAACGATTCGATTTTCCGGTGATTTTTGACGCCACTCACAGTGTACAGCTTCCGGGAGGTCAGGGAACCTGTTCAGGCGGTCAGAGGGATTTTGTCAGCCATCTCTCCAGGGCCGCGGTTGCAGCCGGAGCGGACGGAGTTTTCATGGAGATCCATCCGGATCCCGATGCAGCCTTGTGTGATGGGCCCAATTCGATGCCTCTTTGTGACATTGAGCCGTTGTTGCGTATGCTCAAGGATATTCATGGCCTCGTAAGAGACTGA
- a CDS encoding HAD hydrolase family protein: protein MVNKANKIRILFVDVDGVLTDGRITMNQEGEEIKSFCVKDGLGLKMVMAAGIEVVILTGRASGAVAHRTRELGITALYQGSADKGDVCRQVLREKEIEKAEAGCIGDDLPDLAMFRETGLRIAVADAAEEVRQKADLVTCKKGGHGAVREACEWILKRQGEWPKNGFTELTGG from the coding sequence GTGGTGAATAAAGCGAACAAGATCAGAATATTGTTTGTGGATGTGGACGGCGTCTTGACGGACGGCCGTATTACCATGAACCAAGAGGGAGAAGAAATCAAATCGTTCTGTGTAAAAGACGGCCTGGGATTGAAGATGGTGATGGCTGCAGGAATTGAGGTGGTGATCCTCACCGGCCGGGCATCGGGGGCGGTGGCCCATCGGACCAGAGAGCTGGGGATTACGGCGCTCTATCAAGGGAGTGCAGACAAAGGGGACGTGTGCAGGCAGGTTCTCAGAGAGAAGGAAATTGAGAAAGCGGAGGCCGGATGCATCGGGGACGATCTCCCTGATCTGGCCATGTTCAGGGAAACAGGTCTTCGCATCGCGGTTGCCGACGCAGCCGAGGAGGTTCGCCAAAAAGCTGATCTCGTAACCTGCAAAAAAGGGGGGCATGGTGCAGTGCGGGAGGCGTGCGAATGGATCCTGAAACGACAAGGGGAATGGCCCAAAAACGGCTTTACAGAACTCACCGGAGGTTGA
- the lptC gene encoding LPS export ABC transporter periplasmic protein LptC — MKILLKRHWPLLGLGALLLIVAFYLAKSGKELVKTTALLKDMVSGEGLKLEDIHYRQNDPEDKIKWVLDAEEVRLSEDKKVVRFYGFDLMVEPEARPGFKLSGKRGNYFKDSNQIELWGELKGLYGNDYQIFTEYLLVSDNFGRLSTDRPVRISGPFFTVKGQGLVADLPNETIRILSDVTTTLKGNPETP; from the coding sequence ATGAAAATTCTTCTCAAGAGACATTGGCCCCTCCTGGGTTTAGGGGCGTTGCTCCTTATCGTGGCCTTTTACCTTGCAAAATCGGGGAAAGAGCTGGTTAAGACAACCGCACTTTTAAAAGATATGGTGTCGGGCGAGGGGCTCAAGCTGGAGGATATCCATTATCGCCAGAATGATCCGGAAGACAAGATAAAATGGGTGCTCGACGCGGAGGAAGTCCGGCTCTCAGAGGATAAGAAGGTTGTACGATTCTATGGCTTTGACCTGATGGTTGAGCCCGAGGCAAGACCCGGTTTCAAATTGAGCGGGAAACGGGGGAATTATTTCAAGGACTCTAATCAGATCGAACTCTGGGGAGAGCTGAAAGGTCTTTACGGCAACGACTATCAAATCTTTACGGAATATCTGCTGGTCAGCGATAACTTCGGGCGGTTGAGTACCGATCGGCCGGTCAGGATATCCGGACCATTCTTCACCGTGAAGGGCCAAGGCCTTGTGGCAGATCTGCCCAATGAAACGATTCGCATATTGTCAGACGTCACCACCACTTTAAAGGGAAACCCGGAAACCCCATGA
- the lptA gene encoding lipopolysaccharide transport periplasmic protein LptA: protein MRAFKYSLVLCCAILLWPAVGSSPAQSETPLPQPRETGQGEMIIHSNTLEADDKKGTVTFTGEVDAQRDDFTVYCQKMVVHYAKSPAEKGTEKFAAQIEKIVASGNVKIVRAEGGIATGEQAVYYQQDEKLVLTGKPVVKQGDSSVEGDRITLFLKEDRSVVESSSDKKVRAVIFPTKAKGQGP from the coding sequence ATGAGAGCCTTTAAATATTCTCTGGTACTTTGCTGCGCCATTCTGTTATGGCCGGCGGTTGGATCCAGCCCTGCTCAATCGGAGACCCCTCTCCCTCAACCCCGGGAGACCGGCCAGGGGGAAATGATCATCCATTCCAACACGCTGGAGGCGGACGACAAGAAGGGGACTGTCACATTTACGGGAGAGGTGGATGCGCAGCGGGATGATTTTACCGTCTACTGTCAAAAGATGGTGGTTCACTATGCAAAATCCCCCGCCGAAAAGGGAACCGAAAAATTTGCAGCCCAAATCGAGAAGATCGTTGCCAGCGGAAACGTCAAAATCGTTCGCGCCGAAGGCGGGATTGCCACCGGTGAACAAGCGGTGTATTATCAACAGGATGAAAAACTGGTTCTTACCGGAAAACCGGTGGTGAAACAAGGGGACAGTTCGGTGGAGGGCGATCGAATCACACTCTTTTTAAAAGAGGATCGAAGTGTCGTAGAGAGTTCATCGGACAAGAAGGTGCGGGCCGTGATATTTCCCACAAAGGCCAAGGGGCAGGGCCCTTAA
- the lptB gene encoding LPS export ABC transporter ATP-binding protein gives MANDTLQAQGLVKGYSGKRVVDHVNIVVERQEIVGLLGPNGAGKTTTFYMVVGLAHPDEGRVFLDGADITRDPMYRRARRGISYLAQEPSVFRKLTVEQNLLAILELLDVPVHERKLRLDNALAELGIAHLAKQKAISLSGGERRRLEISRALITNPRFMLLDEPFAGIDPLAINDIQQIIRQLKERGLGVIISDHNVRETLSACDTAYIINQGMIIEQGSPATIVKSDIARSVYLGDNFNL, from the coding sequence GTGGCAAATGATACGCTCCAGGCACAAGGCCTGGTCAAAGGTTACAGCGGAAAGCGGGTTGTCGATCATGTAAACATTGTGGTGGAACGCCAGGAGATCGTCGGTCTTCTGGGTCCCAATGGCGCCGGCAAGACCACGACCTTCTATATGGTGGTGGGACTCGCTCATCCGGATGAGGGGAGGGTCTTCCTGGACGGCGCTGACATCACCCGTGATCCGATGTATCGGAGGGCCAGGAGAGGGATCAGTTATCTGGCGCAGGAACCCTCTGTGTTCAGGAAATTGACCGTGGAACAGAACCTCCTGGCGATCCTGGAACTGCTGGATGTTCCGGTTCATGAAAGAAAATTGCGACTGGATAATGCCCTTGCAGAGCTTGGCATCGCGCATCTGGCCAAACAGAAGGCCATCTCCCTCTCCGGCGGAGAACGCCGAAGACTTGAAATCTCCAGGGCTCTGATTACAAATCCGAGATTTATGCTGCTGGATGAGCCCTTTGCTGGAATTGACCCGCTTGCCATAAATGATATCCAGCAAATCATCAGACAGTTGAAAGAGCGCGGCCTTGGCGTTATCATCTCGGACCATAACGTCCGGGAAACCTTAAGCGCCTGTGACACCGCCTATATTATCAACCAGGGAATGATCATTGAACAGGGTTCCCCGGCCACAATCGTAAAAAGCGATATCGCCCGGAGCGTTTACCTAGGAGACAACTTCAACTTGTGA
- the rpoN gene encoding RNA polymerase factor sigma-54: protein MALELRQSLGLAQQLVMTPQLQQAIKLLQLSRLELLETISQEIEENPVLEELMAGESEQDEDKDDVKDEPVRESSEIPEVMVEDRARDDVDWETYITEYNTGWAETRYEERDVPNFDNITDTKTNLPEHLTWQLNMSSLDEDQREIGIQIIGNLDDDGYLDISLEEICEITGHSPERVTETLSLIQNFDPVGVAARDTRESLLIQARFHNLGGSLVETILMDHMKDLENRNYDKIASTLSLPLQDIVSALSVIQTLDPRPGRVYSNEETIYITPDIYVFKVGDDYEIVQNEDGLPKLRINGYYRQILQNKTPISENTKTYIQEKMRSAAWLIKSIHQRQRTLFRVTESIVRFQKAFLDKGIAHLRPLVLRNVAEDIEMHESTVSRVTTNKYVYTPQGLFELKFFFNSSISRLDGDDLASESVKAQIRKFIKSEDKARPYSDKEIENMMKRLNINVARRTIAKYRESMGILPSRKRRDPLSRSHL, encoded by the coding sequence ATGGCGTTAGAATTAAGACAATCATTGGGCCTTGCTCAGCAGCTGGTCATGACTCCCCAGTTGCAGCAGGCGATTAAGCTTCTTCAGCTTTCCCGGCTCGAACTTCTTGAAACCATTTCACAGGAGATAGAGGAAAACCCTGTACTGGAAGAACTGATGGCAGGGGAATCCGAGCAGGACGAGGATAAAGATGACGTAAAAGATGAACCGGTCCGGGAGTCTTCCGAAATCCCTGAAGTAATGGTAGAGGATCGGGCCCGGGATGATGTGGACTGGGAGACCTATATCACCGAATACAATACCGGGTGGGCTGAAACCCGTTACGAGGAAAGAGACGTCCCCAATTTTGACAATATCACCGACACCAAAACCAATCTTCCAGAACACCTGACCTGGCAGCTCAATATGAGCAGCCTTGACGAGGATCAAAGAGAAATCGGAATTCAGATCATCGGAAATCTCGATGATGATGGGTACCTGGACATCTCACTGGAAGAGATCTGCGAGATTACGGGACATTCTCCTGAAAGGGTGACGGAAACACTTTCCCTGATCCAGAATTTCGATCCGGTGGGCGTGGCCGCGAGGGACACGCGGGAGTCTCTGCTCATCCAGGCCAGATTCCATAATCTCGGCGGGAGTCTGGTGGAAACCATACTCATGGATCATATGAAGGATCTGGAAAACAGGAATTATGATAAGATTGCGAGCACCCTTTCCCTCCCCCTTCAGGACATTGTTTCCGCCCTCTCTGTTATTCAGACCTTGGATCCGCGGCCCGGAAGGGTTTACTCAAACGAGGAAACCATCTATATCACCCCGGATATCTATGTCTTTAAAGTCGGCGATGATTATGAAATCGTACAAAATGAGGACGGATTGCCCAAACTGAGGATTAATGGGTATTACAGGCAAATCCTTCAGAATAAGACCCCTATTTCGGAGAATACAAAGACGTATATTCAGGAAAAAATGCGATCCGCCGCCTGGTTGATAAAGAGCATTCACCAGCGTCAACGGACCTTGTTTCGAGTGACGGAGAGTATCGTTCGCTTTCAAAAAGCATTTCTCGACAAGGGGATTGCGCATCTCAGACCCCTCGTGCTCCGCAATGTGGCAGAGGACATCGAGATGCATGAGTCCACTGTGAGCCGGGTCACCACCAACAAATATGTATATACGCCACAGGGTCTTTTTGAACTGAAATTCTTCTTCAACAGCTCCATCAGCAGACTTGACGGGGATGACCTTGCATCTGAAAGCGTTAAGGCGCAGATTCGCAAATTCATCAAAAGCGAAGACAAGGCACGGCCTTACAGCGACAAAGAGATTGAAAATATGATGAAGAGACTTAACATTAATGTTGCCCGTCGCACCATTGCCAAATACAGAGAGTCCATGGGTATTCTCCCATCGAGAAAGCGAAGGGATCCGTTATCGAGATCGCACCTTTAG
- the raiA gene encoding ribosome-associated translation inhibitor RaiA yields the protein MEITVTFRHTEPIESLRAYAEEKVSKLKKYLDVPLEAHIVLTVEKFRHIADVTLSLNGTPIMAVEETGDMYSAIDQVMDKVENRVKKHLSKIKSHRQESPKAESESVNEEAADIVGLAHDEPAIVVEKMFAKPMDPEEAAMQLNLLKQDFLVFRNAKSREINAIYKRGDGDLGLIEPEN from the coding sequence ATGGAAATTACGGTGACATTCAGGCATACGGAACCCATTGAGAGCCTCCGGGCATACGCCGAAGAGAAGGTGTCCAAGTTAAAAAAATACCTGGACGTTCCTTTGGAAGCCCACATTGTATTGACTGTTGAGAAATTCCGACATATAGCAGACGTGACCCTCAGCCTGAACGGCACCCCCATAATGGCGGTTGAGGAAACCGGGGATATGTATTCGGCCATCGACCAGGTGATGGACAAGGTCGAAAACCGGGTCAAAAAACATCTCTCCAAGATAAAGAGTCACCGCCAGGAAAGCCCCAAGGCCGAATCCGAATCAGTGAATGAAGAGGCCGCTGACATCGTTGGGCTGGCTCATGACGAGCCTGCCATCGTGGTGGAAAAGATGTTTGCCAAACCGATGGATCCCGAAGAAGCAGCCATGCAGCTCAACCTGCTGAAACAGGATTTCCTGGTATTTAGAAATGCCAAATCCAGGGAAATAAATGCCATCTATAAACGTGGCGACGGAGATCTCGGGCTTATTGAGCCTGAAAATTAG
- a CDS encoding PTS sugar transporter subunit IIA, with protein sequence MKLSEIITIDKIIPELRARDKKGVLGELAEVITSHHPDIDKRMLVRVLVEREHLGSTGIGDGVAIPHGKLNTVKHPIVSFGRSKRGLDFDSMDGQPAYLFFLLLAPENSSGVHLQVLTRIAKMLKKSAFRKELMQAETKEELYQTIIQSDEET encoded by the coding sequence ATGAAACTATCTGAAATAATTACAATAGACAAAATCATACCCGAACTCAGGGCAAGAGATAAGAAGGGTGTTTTGGGGGAATTGGCCGAGGTGATTACAAGTCATCATCCGGACATCGACAAGAGAATGCTCGTCCGGGTCCTTGTCGAGAGGGAGCACCTCGGGAGCACGGGCATCGGTGATGGCGTGGCCATCCCACACGGTAAATTGAATACTGTTAAGCACCCTATCGTGTCATTTGGAAGGAGCAAGCGGGGACTCGATTTTGATTCCATGGACGGACAGCCCGCGTATCTTTTTTTTCTTCTCCTGGCTCCTGAAAATTCTTCCGGCGTACACCTTCAGGTACTGACCCGAATCGCCAAGATGTTGAAAAAGAGTGCTTTCAGGAAAGAGCTGATGCAGGCCGAAACAAAAGAAGAGCTGTACCAGACCATTATTCAATCAGATGAAGAAACGTAG
- a CDS encoding PTS sugar transporter — MIGLLIISHCDLGKELLNAAELIVGRLEAADSISITQTTESSEILEEISKKIRALNQGQGVLVLTDMFGGTPSNLSLSFLNDEKVEVLTGVNLPMVIAVSNDRDRLTLGELGEKAEQAGKRSITLARKLLKTA, encoded by the coding sequence ATGATCGGACTCCTGATAATTTCACACTGTGATCTGGGGAAAGAACTTTTGAACGCGGCTGAACTCATTGTGGGACGGCTGGAAGCAGCCGATTCCATTTCCATCACCCAGACGACGGAAAGCAGCGAGATACTTGAAGAGATCTCAAAAAAGATACGGGCGCTCAATCAAGGACAGGGCGTTCTGGTACTTACCGACATGTTTGGCGGCACGCCTTCCAATCTGAGCCTTTCTTTTCTGAATGATGAGAAAGTCGAAGTATTAACAGGCGTCAATCTGCCGATGGTGATCGCCGTTTCCAATGACCGGGATCGTCTGACATTGGGGGAGTTGGGTGAAAAGGCAGAGCAGGCAGGGAAGCGCAGCATCACCTTGGCCCGCAAACTGTTGAAAACCGCATGA
- the rimI gene encoding ribosomal protein S18-alanine N-acetyltransferase, whose amino-acid sequence MSCLEAVTRENFPRFQRDILAIESSSFPSPWDENSFSSEIDRTISHFWVLTSNDALAGYICFWIFAGEVHLLNIAVHKACRQKGVGWRLLSKMFEVGISEGAETAWLEVRPSNLAAKSLYAKAGFLEVGRRLRYYTDTAEDAILMSRALP is encoded by the coding sequence ATGAGTTGTCTGGAAGCGGTTACCAGAGAGAATTTCCCCAGGTTTCAAAGGGACATTCTGGCTATTGAAAGCAGCTCCTTTCCCTCACCCTGGGACGAAAACAGTTTTTCAAGTGAAATTGACCGGACGATTTCTCATTTCTGGGTCCTCACCAGCAATGATGCCCTGGCAGGATATATCTGCTTCTGGATTTTCGCAGGTGAAGTTCATTTGCTGAATATAGCCGTACACAAGGCCTGTCGACAGAAGGGTGTAGGGTGGCGGCTCCTGTCAAAGATGTTTGAGGTAGGGATCAGTGAAGGCGCAGAGACGGCCTGGTTAGAGGTACGACCTTCTAACCTCGCAGCAAAATCCCTCTACGCAAAGGCGGGGTTTCTGGAGGTCGGCCGAAGACTGCGGTATTACACCGATACCGCTGAAGACGCCATCCTCATGTCCAGGGCACTGCCATGA
- the gap gene encoding type I glyceraldehyde-3-phosphate dehydrogenase — MSLKVGINGFGRIGRMVFRAGIHNPQIDFVAINDLTDPATLAHLLKYDSVHGTLKAEVSSSENSLIVDNKKIEIFTRKDPANIPWGELGIQTVFECTGLFRDREKAAGHLKAGAGKVIISAPAKEPDVTIVMGVNETEYDPENHHIVSNASCTTNCLAPPCKVLLDNFGIEKGLMTTTHSYTGDQRLLDFPHKDLRRARAAALSMIPTTTGAAKAVGLVLPQLAGKLNGMAIRVPTPNVSVVDLVAQLKTSVTAEDVNEAMKKAAETRLKGILAFSDAPLVSIDFNGTSVSSTIDGPSTMAIGDMVKILAWYDNEFGYSSRMIDLAVHMANRS; from the coding sequence ATGTCTCTTAAAGTGGGGATAAATGGTTTTGGGCGGATTGGAAGAATGGTCTTCAGGGCGGGGATTCACAACCCCCAGATCGATTTCGTTGCAATAAATGATCTTACCGACCCTGCAACGCTGGCCCATCTGTTGAAATACGACTCTGTGCATGGAACTCTCAAGGCGGAGGTCTCAAGTTCCGAGAACTCCCTTATTGTTGACAATAAAAAGATTGAGATATTTACCCGGAAGGACCCCGCGAACATTCCATGGGGAGAACTCGGGATTCAAACCGTCTTTGAGTGCACCGGACTCTTCAGAGATCGGGAAAAGGCTGCAGGTCATTTAAAGGCCGGCGCCGGGAAGGTCATCATTTCCGCACCCGCCAAGGAACCGGATGTCACTATTGTCATGGGGGTGAATGAAACCGAATATGATCCAGAAAATCATCATATTGTCTCTAATGCCTCCTGCACAACGAACTGCCTCGCCCCCCCGTGCAAGGTGCTGCTGGATAATTTCGGGATTGAAAAGGGGTTGATGACAACGACCCATTCTTACACCGGAGATCAGAGGTTGCTGGATTTCCCCCACAAGGACCTGAGGAGGGCCCGGGCCGCAGCCCTCTCCATGATACCAACCACAACCGGCGCCGCAAAGGCCGTCGGCCTGGTCCTTCCTCAGTTGGCAGGAAAGCTCAACGGCATGGCCATCCGGGTACCTACCCCCAATGTATCGGTGGTGGACCTGGTCGCCCAATTGAAGACATCGGTTACAGCGGAAGATGTGAATGAGGCGATGAAAAAGGCGGCCGAGACCCGTCTCAAGGGCATTCTGGCCTTCAGCGATGCCCCCCTGGTTTCCATAGATTTTAATGGAACATCTGTTTCATCTACCATTGACGGGCCCTCCACCATGGCCATCGGGGATATGGTCAAGATCCTGGCCTGGTACGATAATGAATTCGGATACTCCAGTCGGATGATCGACCTGGCTGTGCATATGGCGAATCGTTCATAA
- the tpiA gene encoding triose-phosphate isomerase: protein MFQRTPMIAGNWKMNLRHAEAAALVKRIGEGIEGLEGVDVLVAPPFTHLAKVREAVGNARIFLAGQNMHWEMSGAFTGEISGRMLQEATCTHVILGHSERRILFKETSETIDLKVKAATFLGLIPIVCVGETLEEREADQTFEVIRAQLDASFHNYKADQLMRPSTILAYEPVWAIGTGRTATPGQAQEVHRFIREWIEKTFNTGCAAQVRILYGGSVKPENIADLMSEPDIDGALVGGASLKGDSFVQIIRYNER, encoded by the coding sequence ATGTTTCAAAGAACGCCGATGATCGCCGGCAATTGGAAGATGAATCTGCGCCATGCTGAGGCAGCGGCGCTGGTGAAGCGCATCGGGGAGGGGATTGAAGGTCTTGAGGGGGTCGATGTCCTGGTGGCGCCCCCTTTTACCCATCTGGCGAAAGTGAGGGAGGCTGTTGGAAACGCCCGAATTTTTCTGGCCGGACAAAACATGCACTGGGAAATGAGCGGGGCTTTCACTGGAGAGATATCCGGAAGGATGCTTCAGGAAGCCACCTGTACCCATGTCATCCTGGGGCATTCTGAAAGACGTATCCTCTTCAAGGAAACGAGTGAAACAATCGATCTCAAGGTGAAGGCCGCCACGTTTCTGGGCCTGATCCCGATCGTATGTGTCGGGGAAACCCTCGAGGAACGCGAGGCCGACCAGACCTTTGAGGTGATCCGGGCGCAACTCGATGCATCATTTCACAACTACAAAGCCGATCAATTGATGCGGCCATCCACCATTCTGGCCTACGAGCCGGTGTGGGCGATCGGAACCGGTAGAACGGCAACTCCGGGTCAGGCCCAGGAGGTGCACCGGTTTATCCGGGAATGGATAGAGAAGACCTTTAATACGGGCTGCGCGGCCCAGGTGCGGATTCTCTACGGCGGCAGCGTCAAACCCGAAAATATCGCCGATCTCATGTCGGAGCCGGACATTGACGGGGCGCTTGTCGGCGGCGCAAGCCTCAAAGGGGATTCTTTTGTTCAGATTATTCGTTATAATGAAAGGTGA
- the secG gene encoding preprotein translocase subunit SecG, protein MIPVIIILHICVCVALILIVLLQKGKGAGMGAAFGGSSQTVFGSAGATTLLHKVTTVIAVVFMLTSLGLSFLFSQGSTSSVMEDVTPTQPPAAETSTAPAPSSESPENKP, encoded by the coding sequence ATGATACCGGTCATCATCATCCTCCATATTTGTGTATGTGTGGCATTAATTCTGATTGTACTCCTGCAGAAGGGCAAGGGTGCCGGCATGGGGGCGGCCTTTGGAGGCTCCAGTCAGACTGTTTTCGGAAGCGCTGGCGCCACCACCTTACTCCATAAAGTGACCACAGTCATCGCTGTGGTATTCATGCTGACGTCTCTGGGTCTCTCGTTTCTCTTCAGCCAGGGGAGCACCTCTTCCGTCATGGAGGATGTGACACCCACCCAGCCTCCGGCAGCCGAAACGAGCACTGCACCGGCGCCGAGCAGCGAAAGCCCAGAAAATAAACCGTAG
- a CDS encoding PqiC family protein: MYSKIKICFLCVSVLCLTGGCFNFKQPRNQVQYYMLEYASPEITDLAPLPVALKIERFSVASAYNSKRIIYRDASFKRDEYFYHKWRANPGDMVTDFLGRDIRSSGLFKAVLPHGSDFPFSFVLEGSVDEFVEWDGPDGWKAVLGVTVVLMAANEPDVSKRVLFQKAYRVEKPFTEKTPRGLAQAMSMAMGDISTAIIRDVYSVLKK; this comes from the coding sequence ATGTATTCCAAGATAAAGATATGTTTTTTGTGTGTGAGCGTTTTATGTCTTACCGGGGGGTGCTTCAATTTCAAGCAACCGAGAAATCAGGTTCAATACTATATGCTCGAATACGCCTCTCCGGAGATAACAGACCTCGCGCCGCTCCCGGTGGCACTCAAGATCGAGCGTTTCAGCGTAGCTTCTGCCTACAATTCGAAACGAATCATCTACCGGGATGCGTCATTCAAGAGGGATGAATACTTTTATCATAAATGGCGTGCCAACCCGGGAGATATGGTCACCGACTTTCTCGGCCGGGATATTCGAAGTTCCGGTCTTTTCAAGGCCGTTTTGCCCCATGGAAGTGACTTTCCCTTTTCCTTCGTCCTGGAAGGATCGGTGGATGAGTTTGTGGAGTGGGATGGGCCAGACGGGTGGAAGGCGGTCCTGGGTGTCACCGTTGTCCTGATGGCGGCAAATGAGCCGGATGTCAGCAAGCGGGTTCTCTTCCAGAAGGCCTATCGTGTGGAGAAACCGTTCACAGAGAAAACTCCCCGGGGCCTGGCTCAGGCCATGAGCATGGCCATGGGGGATATCTCAACGGCCATTATCAGGGATGTCTATTCCGTTTTAAAGAAGTGA
- a CDS encoding MlaD family protein — MASQRTKFAVGLFVVSGIVISLMAIVWLGMSRYLGKGHYFTAYFNESVQGLNQDAPVKYRGVPIGRVEKIRVAPDSNLIEVIMKIETGQTLDRSYVAQLKNVGITGSMFVELDRKKPGEPDRSPHISFPSEYPIVASRPSELSQLLGDLNSVFTHIKTLDLKGISEKMKLTLDNMNGMMAEVDVKGISEKLNSTLDGADRLMDEERWDRILAAIDQAAQSINQLMPQAAQTMDQANKTLGSAERLLAENEKEIQQTLAGLVRAVENANILLEKGTSFISRTDDAAVRLIDRLSVSAQNLERATDSLNQFLEVLADHPSQLVFGEPPAARIMDREGKHSQN; from the coding sequence ATGGCTTCCCAGAGAACTAAATTTGCGGTCGGGCTGTTTGTGGTCAGCGGGATCGTCATAAGCTTGATGGCGATTGTCTGGCTGGGCATGTCCCGCTATCTGGGGAAGGGTCACTATTTTACAGCCTATTTTAATGAGTCGGTTCAGGGCCTGAATCAGGACGCCCCGGTCAAGTACAGGGGGGTGCCGATCGGCCGTGTGGAGAAAATTCGGGTGGCCCCGGATTCGAATCTGATAGAGGTTATCATGAAGATCGAGACAGGCCAGACCCTCGACCGGAGCTATGTGGCGCAGTTGAAAAACGTGGGCATCACGGGGAGCATGTTCGTGGAGCTGGATCGAAAAAAGCCGGGGGAACCGGACCGTTCCCCGCATATCAGCTTTCCTTCAGAGTACCCGATCGTGGCCTCAAGGCCTTCAGAATTGAGTCAGCTCCTCGGAGACCTCAATAGCGTCTTCACCCACATCAAGACCTTGGACCTCAAAGGGATTTCGGAAAAAATGAAACTAACCCTTGACAACATGAACGGGATGATGGCCGAGGTCGACGTCAAGGGCATCTCCGAAAAACTGAATTCGACCCTGGACGGGGCTGACCGCCTGATGGACGAGGAGAGGTGGGATCGTATCCTGGCCGCTATTGACCAGGCGGCCCAATCCATCAACCAATTAATGCCTCAGGCGGCGCAGACCATGGACCAGGCAAACAAGACCCTGGGAAGCGCAGAACGACTCCTGGCGGAAAACGAAAAAGAGATCCAACAGACCCTGGCGGGACTGGTCAGGGCCGTGGAGAATGCCAATATCCTGCTGGAAAAGGGGACGTCCTTTATCAGCAGAACGGATGATGCAGCTGTCCGGCTCATCGATCGCCTTTCGGTCAGTGCGCAGAACCTGGAGAGGGCAACGGACAGTCTGAATCAATTTCTGGAGGTGCTCGCGGATCATCCCTCCCAATTGGTTTTTGGTGAACCCCCGGCTGCCCGGATCATGGACCGGGAGGGAAAACACTCGCAAAATTAA